In a single window of the Penaeus monodon isolate SGIC_2016 unplaced genomic scaffold, NSTDA_Pmon_1 PmonScaffold_20849, whole genome shotgun sequence genome:
- the LOC119570017 gene encoding exosome complex component RRP46-like: MGGFCRLCVSNTSGLLKNIFTVIGERALEAVIARTIEQVVLVHLHPRTAINVTIQEMQSDGLALSTSVNAACMALMDAAIQMNNTFAAVTCCITGDDIIKIEPTEAEIKESVAVATFVFEGLGLKVLSAHQEGRLNEETFQSCLSKCQIAAKDVFNFYRQTMEKKYKDDIY, from the exons ATGGGTGGTTTCTGCCGTCTTTGTGTCTCCAA TACATCTGGcttacttaaaaatatatttacagtgaTAGGAGAAAGAGCATTGGAAGCTGTTATTGCAAGGACTATAGAACAAGTTGTTCTTGTTCATTTACACCCAAGAACAGCAATCAATGTTACTATCCAAGAGATGCAGTCAGATGGACTT GCTCTCTCAACAAGTGTGAATGCTGCTTGTATGGCTCTAATGGATGCAGCTATTCAGATGAATAACACCTTTGCTGCAGTCACATGCTGTATTACAGGAGATGACATCATAAAGATTGAACCCACAGAAGCTGAGATTAAG GAGAGTGTAGCAGTTGCCACATTTGTTTTTGAAGGTTTGGGTCTCAAGGTCTTGTCAGCCCATCAGGAAGGTCGTTTGAATGAAGAAACATTCCAGTCCTGCCTTAGTAAGTGTCAGATTGCAGCGAAAGATGTCTTCAATTTCTATAGACAAACCATGGAGAAAAAGTACAAAGATgacatatactaa